Proteins from a single region of Bacteroidota bacterium:
- a CDS encoding gas vesicle protein, giving the protein MSKIIEVKNAVLEFLKESINSYEVTVIKLEKVNEIWEAVAEVYEDDSFLKSMNLPPKQVRLYYSVHLDDNLEITSFQRITSFEETGNNNQ; this is encoded by the coding sequence ATGAGTAAAATAATTGAAGTAAAAAACGCTGTTTTAGAGTTCCTTAAAGAGAGCATCAACAGCTATGAAGTAACGGTCATAAAACTCGAAAAGGTGAACGAAATCTGGGAAGCCGTGGCAGAAGTTTATGAAGATGATTCATTCCTCAAGTCAATGAATTTACCACCAAAACAGGTACGGCTTTATTATTCGGTACACCTGGATGATAACCTTGAAATTACATCATTTCAAAGAATTACATCTTTTGAAGAAACGGGAAATAATAATCAGTAA
- a CDS encoding gas vesicle protein GvpG has translation MFLIDDILLAPLKGVIFIGKKINEVIEKEMSDEGAIKERLMALQLKFEMDEIDEEEYDKREDELLKLLENIREEKQNK, from the coding sequence ATGTTTCTGATCGATGATATATTGCTTGCGCCTTTAAAAGGAGTTATTTTCATCGGAAAAAAAATCAATGAGGTGATCGAGAAAGAAATGTCGGATGAAGGCGCCATTAAAGAAAGGTTGATGGCATTGCAGTTGAAGTTTGAAATGGATGAAATTGATGAAGAAGAATACGATAAAAGAGAAGATGAATTGTTGAAATTACTGGAAAATATCAGAGAAGAAAAACAAAACAAGTAA